CCAGCCATACCATCCGCCGCTACTAGGTCGCGAATAAATTCGGCATGGCGGGCAAAGATGTGTTCCTCTTCCATAAACCAACCGGCTTTTACGCGACGACTTTTGGAGGCTAATTCTTCATAAGGGGTAAAGAATTGCATTTTAGGATCGTGGTACACTTCTTCAGTGGCATAGAAATAATTCTCGGCAAAAGGTCCGCCATAAGCTACCAATAGGGTAGGAGTAACAGTGGTTTTCGACTGGGCTACAAATTGCACCACATCTTCCTGTAAAGGATAAATAGGCAGGGCATGCTCATGGCCAGGATAGCCGTCCATAATTTGAGTCATATTCAGTTTATAGTCCAAGCCTCCTTCAGTAGTGGGCTTTAAGCCTAGTTCTTTACAAGCCATTATGATCCACTGACGTTGTTGGCGATTACCGGTGAGGTACATCTTAATGGTCTTGGTTTGATAATAGTCTGAATACTGCTTTAAAACTTTGCGAGCATGTTCCAAGGATTGAATTTTATAGGACCAGAATCCAACTCCGGGACCAGTACTGTAAATGCGTGGTCCTAGCATCATTCCCGCTTCAACCATATCCGAATAGGTAAGCACATCAGTAGTGGCAGTTTGAGGGTCGCGAGTGGTAGTTACACCATAGGCCAAATTGGCCGCATAGATCCAAATTTGGTTTTTATGGATGCCCCAATTGGGCCACATATGAGCATGAGTGTCTACAAATCCGGGGGTAATGGTTTTGCCACTGCAGTCGAGAACCTTAGCCACATCCGGCACATTTAAAGTGCCTGTGGGGCCCACGGCTTCAATGCGATTATTGTGAATTAAGAGGTCTCCATTTTCAATGACCTCCTGACCGTTCATAGTAATGATGCGGGCATTTTGCAAGAGGGTATAACCCTGGGGGATATCCTTTTTATAGGACAGAGGAATGCGAATTTCCTTCGCTTCATAAACGGGCTTTTCTTTATCCTTTTCCTTCTCCTTGCTTTTGGATTTATCTACTGGACTTTTAGCCTCCGTGCTATCATTTTTCTCAGCAGCTTTTTCCGCTTTCTTGGCTTCTTTTTCTGCTTCCTTAGCTGCTTTAAGGCTGTCGGCAAAAGCTTCAGCTTCGGCAATATTGTAAATGAAATGAGCCGGACCTAAGGACCAGTGGATATCTTTCCCATCGGCAGACCAGGCAGGGAATTCACCTCCCAGAGTGGTAAGTTTAGAGGCCGGGAAAGCCGCTGATTCGGGAGAGGCAACCGAAATTTCGGCCTTCTTTCCGTATTTAGGTAAATGTACCAGGTACAGATCATTATTAATTTGTGCTAGAACCGAATTGCCATCTGGGGAAATAAACATTTCAGAAGGGGTAGAAGGCTCTGACTTTTCGCGCCAAGCGTCGTAGGCCTGCGGTAATAAAGAGGCGGTGTGATCCTCATCAAAACCATGATCATGGAAATCTTGGAGGTTAGATCCATAAGTAGTGATCCCGGTTAATTTCAAATGTTCTTTCTCATCACTGCCATCCCAACGAATGGAGATAAGGCCTTTGGAGCCATGGTTTAAATAAATGCGTTCCCCATCTTTACTAAAATGCGGATTGCCACGTCCTTTAGCAGGAGCGATGGTATGTTCTTGTTTAGACTTTAAATCGAGGTAGGCGATTTGAGCATTGCCACCGGAAACAAAGGGACTGTAAGCATCGCGATAGGATTGAGCGCTCTGTTGGATATACACCAATTTGGAGCCATCGGGGCTATAGCAAAGGCTATGATAGAGGCCACTGGATTTGCTGATTTTTTGATGGGATTTTCGTCCCACTAGATATTCATAAATTGCTCCGTCTTCGCCTTCCCAGGCGCAATAGGCAATCTTTTTTCCATCGGGCGACCAGGTTGGCATGGCCTCCGTAAAGCTATGCTTGCTTAAGGCTTGCGTTTTGCCACTTTCGAAATTGTAGAGATACAAGCGGTTTAGAGCGGTAAAGGCCAACCATTTACCATCAGGAGAGGGGGCACCATCGCGAATTTGAGTAATGGCCTGCTCGGGATCATCGCTAATGGGGAATTTGAAATCCAGGCGAGGACCTAAATCCAAATTGATTTCAATCTCCATGGGAATCTCACTTTGCTGCTTGGTGGCGATATCAATGCGGTGAATTTTACCCATATAGCTGCAATAGAGGTAACGACTATCTGGACTAAAGGCCATGCCTGGCAATACGCCCAGAGTGGCGATAGACTCTTGCTCATCCCGCTGTACCGGGTAGGCCAACCATTCTTCGTCGCCCGTTTCGAGATTGCGCAGTACTAAACCGGTCTCCGTTTCATAGCGACTGCCATAAACCAGGTATTTTCCGTCGGGAGAAAGAGTAGGCGTGAAGCCCGATCCATAGCGGGCGGTAATGCCTTCCAATTCACCTTCTTCCATATCATAGCGACGAACTTGATATTGCGGTAAACCGGCATTGTAATTCCAGGCACTGCTACGGGAAGAGAAATAAATGTAGCGACCATCCGGACTAAAATAGGGGTCGCTGCATTTTAGGCTTTCCGGCTTTTTAATGATTTGCGCCCCACCGCCTTTCTCAACATGGTAGAGGTGTAATTTTAAGTTTCGACGACCCTTGGCCGCTACCAAATACTGTCCATCCGGACTCCAGCTTGCTGAAAAATAGTTCTGATTTTTATCCTCTGTTATCTGGCGTTCTTTCTTGTTGCTAAGGTCCATTACCCACAGGTTTTGGGAGCCGCTTTTATCAGAAATATAGGCCAGACTTTTACCATCGGGTGAAAAGCGAGGATGCACTTCATAGGCCATGCCCTGAGTTAGGGCCTCGGCTTTACCACCTTCAATGGGCATGAGGTAGAGGTCGCCCATGGCATCGAAAACAATTTGCTTACCATCCGGACTAATATCCAGCGAAAGCCAAGTAATGCCCGGGTTCTTTATTTGAATTTGCCGTTCGGGTTCCAAGGGTAATTCCTTGGTCGCTTTTTTGGTGGAGTCTTTGGCTTCGGCAGAATCCTCTTGTGCCGATAATGGAAGGCTGAAAACTGAAATGACAGCCAGCAGGTAAAAAGCAGTAATAGATCGCATGCTTGGTGTTTTGGCGGCTTGAATTTATCTAAAATCCGTGGATATTCGCTGGATGAATATGAGGCCCTAAGGAATGGCCACGGCTAGATCATCAATTTTAGCTTGATAATAGGCTTGTATTTGTTGGCAGAGCGGGCCCTTCTCCGCTTTTCCGATTTGACGGCCATCTACATTTTTCACCCAACTTAGGGCGCCCATGGTGCCAGTGGTAAACATCTCATCGGCAGTATACATTTCCGTCATGCTCAGATTTTTCTCCCGGGCTTTAATGCCTAATTCGGCGGCGATTTCCAGCACTCTTTCACGGGTTAATCCCGGTAAGCAAGCATCCGCGAATGGAGTTAGCAATTCCCCTTTACGTACCAAGAAGATATTGGTAGCATTGGTTTCGGCGATAAAGCCATTTTGATCGAGCATTACCGCATCATCGACTCCCGCATGATTGGCTTCGATCTTGGCCAAAATATTATTGATCAGATTGTTGTGGTGAATTTTCGAGTCCAAGCTATAAGGGGCATTGCGCCGTATGGAACTGGTGATGAGTTTAAGCCCATCTTCACCATATACCAAGCCTTTGTATTCGGGCAGTATGATTAGGGTACAGCCATAAATATTCAATTGGGGATTCATGCCGGAGGTGCTTTTTACACCGCGGCTAAGAGTGAGACGGATATGCACCCCATCACTCATATTATTCGCTTTTAAGGTGCCGAAGATGGCATTGCGGATTTCAGATCGACTGGGAATATTCTCGAATTGAAGCACATGCGCTGAATCGAATAGGCGATCCAAATGTTCTTCTAATTGGTAGATCTTGGAATTATACACGCGCAGACCTTCCCAAACGGCATCACCACCCTGCACTACCGAGTCGAGCACGGAGACCTTCGCCTCGCGCCTTGGCACCAGCCCATTTACATATACCAAGGTATTTTCATTACGCGGGTCGGGGAGATTGTATTTGCTCATGGGCGGCATTTTTTAATAGTTCATAATAGGCTAAACATTCCTGATAAAGCTCCAGGTCTTCACCAGATATAGCGGGGAGATCTAA
The Croceimicrobium hydrocarbonivorans genome window above contains:
- a CDS encoding DPP IV N-terminal domain-containing protein → MRSITAFYLLAVISVFSLPLSAQEDSAEAKDSTKKATKELPLEPERQIQIKNPGITWLSLDISPDGKQIVFDAMGDLYLMPIEGGKAEALTQGMAYEVHPRFSPDGKSLAYISDKSGSQNLWVMDLSNKKERQITEDKNQNYFSASWSPDGQYLVAAKGRRNLKLHLYHVEKGGGAQIIKKPESLKCSDPYFSPDGRYIYFSSRSSAWNYNAGLPQYQVRRYDMEEGELEGITARYGSGFTPTLSPDGKYLVYGSRYETETGLVLRNLETGDEEWLAYPVQRDEQESIATLGVLPGMAFSPDSRYLYCSYMGKIHRIDIATKQQSEIPMEIEINLDLGPRLDFKFPISDDPEQAITQIRDGAPSPDGKWLAFTALNRLYLYNFESGKTQALSKHSFTEAMPTWSPDGKKIAYCAWEGEDGAIYEYLVGRKSHQKISKSSGLYHSLCYSPDGSKLVYIQQSAQSYRDAYSPFVSGGNAQIAYLDLKSKQEHTIAPAKGRGNPHFSKDGERIYLNHGSKGLISIRWDGSDEKEHLKLTGITTYGSNLQDFHDHGFDEDHTASLLPQAYDAWREKSEPSTPSEMFISPDGNSVLAQINNDLYLVHLPKYGKKAEISVASPESAAFPASKLTTLGGEFPAWSADGKDIHWSLGPAHFIYNIAEAEAFADSLKAAKEAEKEAKKAEKAAEKNDSTEAKSPVDKSKSKEKEKDKEKPVYEAKEIRIPLSYKKDIPQGYTLLQNARIITMNGQEVIENGDLLIHNNRIEAVGPTGTLNVPDVAKVLDCSGKTITPGFVDTHAHMWPNWGIHKNQIWIYAANLAYGVTTTRDPQTATTDVLTYSDMVEAGMMLGPRIYSTGPGVGFWSYKIQSLEHARKVLKQYSDYYQTKTIKMYLTGNRQQRQWIIMACKELGLKPTTEGGLDYKLNMTQIMDGYPGHEHALPIYPLQEDVVQFVAQSKTTVTPTLLVAYGGPFAENYFYATEEVYHDPKMQFFTPYEELASKSRRVKAGWFMEEEHIFARHAEFIRDLVAADGMAGVGSHGQLQGLGYHWELWAMASGGIPNLDILRVATLIGAESLGLDKDLGSLEAGKLADILIMDENPLENIRATNSLIWVVRNGRVYNANNLNEVAPEEKAAPEFLWQSPSPSEALKAK
- a CDS encoding aminotransferase class IV; its protein translation is MSKYNLPDPRNENTLVYVNGLVPRREAKVSVLDSVVQGGDAVWEGLRVYNSKIYQLEEHLDRLFDSAHVLQFENIPSRSEIRNAIFGTLKANNMSDGVHIRLTLSRGVKSTSGMNPQLNIYGCTLIILPEYKGLVYGEDGLKLITSSIRRNAPYSLDSKIHHNNLINNILAKIEANHAGVDDAVMLDQNGFIAETNATNIFLVRKGELLTPFADACLPGLTRERVLEIAAELGIKAREKNLSMTEMYTADEMFTTGTMGALSWVKNVDGRQIGKAEKGPLCQQIQAYYQAKIDDLAVAIP